GGATGGAGTCCGTGGGCTTCGTCCTACTGTGCACTGCGCAGGAACAGCACCGCGACGCCGATGATCGAGATCGCTGCGCCGACCGCGGCGCGCCAGGTGACGCGCTCGCCCAGGAACAGGACGATCGGCAGGACAAACAGCGGGCTCGTGGAGAGCAGCGTCTGCGCGACGCCGACTTTGGCGTCGCTCTTGAACGCGACCTGCTGAAGCCAGATGCCTAGGAACGTGCCCAGGAACATCGCGCAGCAGACGAGCAGCCAGGTGCGTTTGACGCTGGGGCGTTTCGGGTGGTTTTCGGCGCTCCCGCCGGCCTCGGGCAGGAGCTTGTCGAGCGGGAGCATGAGCACGAGGACGGCCGAACCCGCGACGATACGGACGATCGCGCTGGGTGCGGCGGCGATGTCGCCGTGGTCGAAGACATAGCGGGTCATGAGTGCCCCGCCGGCCTGGCACAGCGCGGCCGCAAGGGCGAAGCCGATCCCCAGTGCGTCGACGTGGCCGTCGGACGTGGTGTGGTTGCGCTCGGCGATGACCCAGACGACCCCGCCAACCGTGATGGCGATGCCTGCGGACTGCCACAGGCCGACCGACTCGCCGAGGATGGGCCAGGCGAGCGCGGCCGTGGCGACCGGCGCGAGCATGAAGAGCAGCAGCGTCCGCCGCGCCCCGATGCGGTTGAGCGCCGCGAAGAAACACGTGTCGCCGATGCCGATGCCGACGACGCCGCTCAAGAGGAGCAGCCCCATCAACGGCAGCGCTAACGCGAAGGGCTGACCTTCCTCCGGCGACATTACCCACATCGAGCCGACGACGATCCCGAGCAGCGTCGTCGCCAGGATGTTCTTGGTCAGGTTCATCCGCACCGGCGGCAGCACCCGGCCGATGCGTCGGTACATGACGGTCCCGCCGGCCCAGAACATCGCGGCGGTGGCGGCCGCGCCGAGGCCGAAGAGTGCGTGGGTCGTGTCGAGCATGGCGGGACGTTGGGTGTCCGGTGAAAGTTGAGCGAAACACCACCGGCATTTGGCTCGGTGTCCCACGGATGGAATCCGTGGGCTTCGCTACTGCGCCCAAGCCCGCGCGGTGCCGGGGCATCATGGCGATTGTGCTTCCCCGTGCAACCCGGCGGTGTTACAATCGTCCGCTCAGCCCCGTGCCGCATCGACGGGCTTCATCTCGGCACACCCCACACCATGACCATCCCCGCCCGCCGCAAGGCCAGCCGACGCGACCCGCGTGTCCGCGCCACGATCGCGCTGCGCGCCGCGCAGCTCATGTACCACCGTGAAGAGACCGAGTACTTCACCGCCAAACGCAAGGCCGCCCGCCACCTCGGCGTCGACTGGAAGCACGCGCCCCAGGACCTTCCCAGCAACGCCGAGATCCGCGAACGCCTGCACACCCTCGCGTCCATGGTCGAGGGCGAACAGCGCGGCGACGACCTCCAGGCCATGCGCCTCGTCGCGCTGCGCTACCTCCGCCTGCTCGACCCTTTCCGCCCCCGGCTGATCGGCTCGACCCTCACGGGCCACACCCGCAAGGGCTCGGATATCGACCTGCACGTCTTCACCGACCGTTTGAGCGCGATCACCGACCTGCTCGACGACTACGCGCTCCCCTACACCGTCGAGCACAAGCCGGTCCGCAAGCACAACCAGACCACGGTCTACACCCACATCCACCTCGACGACGCGTTCCCCGTCGAGCTCACGATCTACACCGAGGCCCAGCACCGCACGGTCTTCCGAAGCTCGATCACGGGCAAGGCGATCGAGCGTGCGAACACTAACGCGTTCGAAAAATTGATGGGCGCGTGGTACCCGGAGATCGACCTCGACCTGGCCTGCGCAACGGCCGACGACGCAGCATGTAACGATGCGCAGCGGCTGTCGGTGTATCGTCTGCTGCTTCCGCCGCTGGAGCACGTCAAGCAAGACCCGCGCTGGCACCCGGAGGGCGATGCGCTGTACCACTCATTGCAGGTGTTTGAGCTGGCGCGGGCCGAGCGCTACTGGGATGTCGAGTTCTGCGAGGCGGCGCTGCTGCACGATGTCGGTAAGGCGATCCACCCGGGGGACCACGTCGCGGCGGGTGTCGATGCCCTGATGGGTGTCGCGTCCGAGCGCGTCGTCACCCTCGTCGCGTACCACATGACCGCCCACGCCTACCGCGACGGGTCGCTGGGCGCAAGGGCGCGTCGGCGGTTCGAAGCGCTCGATGATTTTGAGGACCTGCTGCTGCTGAGTGCGCTCGACCAGGCGGGGCGCACGCGCGGCGCACACAGGTGTGCACCGTGGACGATGCGCTCGCGTGGCTGGTGGAGCAGGACGCGTAAGCGCATACCGTGAGGCAGACATTCTTGTCTGCCGCAGGCCGAAGGCCTGTCGATCTCGGACGTGCGACTTCGGCGTCGCCGAACGGCAGACCG
The sequence above is a segment of the Phycisphaeraceae bacterium D3-23 genome. Coding sequences within it:
- a CDS encoding DMT family transporter, coding for MLDTTHALFGLGAAATAAMFWAGGTVMYRRIGRVLPPVRMNLTKNILATTLLGIVVGSMWVMSPEEGQPFALALPLMGLLLLSGVVGIGIGDTCFFAALNRIGARRTLLLFMLAPVATAALAWPILGESVGLWQSAGIAITVGGVVWVIAERNHTTSDGHVDALGIGFALAAALCQAGGALMTRYVFDHGDIAAAPSAIVRIVAGSAVLVLMLPLDKLLPEAGGSAENHPKRPSVKRTWLLVCCAMFLGTFLGIWLQQVAFKSDAKVGVAQTLLSTSPLFVLPIVLFLGERVTWRAAVGAAISIIGVAVLFLRSAQ